The Litchfieldia alkalitelluris genome has a window encoding:
- a CDS encoding 5-methyltetrahydropteroyltriglutamate--homocysteine S-methyltransferase, with the protein MTKTMIKAPFRADHVGSLLRPQSIHDARKKFAEGSITADQLRAVETEEIKRIVDKQIEVGLQAVTDGEFRRRFWHTDFMEHLNGVEGYVPDHGYKFNGIETEAYNVRVIGKVSFNHDHPHVKDFIEFNEIVGDRAVAKMTIPSPNQFFNAGIRNEEIYPNIEDFAQDVIQAYRDAIHAFYQAGCRYLQLDDVYIAGLCAPELPFANSELERKQLIDLALDVVNRVLEGKPEDLIVTTHLCRGNYQSAWAFEGPYDKIAPSFFAKEKVDGFFLEYDDERSGDFKPLEHVPNGGAQVVVGVFTSKNGELEDKEAIKARVQEAANYVPLEQICISPQCGFASTHHGNKLTEEQQWEKLKYIADVAKEIWG; encoded by the coding sequence ATCATGTGGGAAGCTTACTTCGTCCTCAATCAATTCATGATGCTAGGAAGAAATTTGCAGAAGGTAGCATTACAGCTGATCAATTACGTGCAGTGGAGACAGAAGAAATTAAACGAATTGTAGACAAACAAATTGAGGTTGGTCTTCAAGCGGTAACAGATGGAGAGTTCCGTCGTAGATTTTGGCATACTGATTTCATGGAACATTTAAACGGTGTAGAGGGTTACGTGCCAGACCATGGTTATAAATTCAATGGCATCGAAACTGAAGCTTATAATGTACGTGTCATTGGTAAAGTTTCTTTTAATCACGACCACCCTCACGTTAAAGATTTCATTGAATTTAACGAGATTGTTGGTGACCGTGCAGTTGCAAAAATGACAATTCCAAGTCCAAACCAATTTTTTAATGCTGGCATTCGAAATGAAGAGATTTATCCAAATATTGAAGATTTCGCTCAAGATGTAATTCAAGCCTATCGCGATGCAATTCATGCATTTTATCAGGCAGGCTGCCGTTATTTACAGTTAGATGATGTATATATTGCAGGGCTTTGCGCTCCAGAACTCCCATTTGCCAATAGTGAATTAGAAAGAAAGCAGTTAATCGATCTTGCACTGGATGTTGTAAACAGAGTGCTTGAAGGAAAACCAGAAGACTTAATTGTGACGACACACCTGTGCCGTGGAAACTATCAATCTGCTTGGGCATTCGAAGGTCCCTATGACAAAATCGCACCTAGTTTCTTTGCTAAAGAAAAAGTGGATGGCTTCTTTTTAGAATATGATGACGAACGTTCTGGTGATTTCAAGCCTCTTGAGCATGTCCCAAATGGCGGAGCGCAAGTAGTAGTAGGCGTGTTCACCTCTAAAAACGGGGAATTAGAAGATAAAGAAGCAATCAAGGCTCGTGTACAAGAAGCAGCTAACTATGTTCCACTTGAACAAATTTGTATTAGCCCACAATGTGGATTTGCTTCCACTCACCACGGCAATAAATTAACTGAAGAGCAGCAATGGGAGAAGTTAAAATATATAGCTGATGTTGCAAAGGAAATTTGGGGATAA
- a CDS encoding DUF2264 domain-containing protein codes for MLVLQNTDRKFWLDSMLKIANPVLHHLKDRTLKQEMPIEMHEGTVREKFSHLEALSRLLVGMAPWLENTSEVEEEENLRLKYAELSREAIDAGTDPKSPDYMNFSDDFQPIVDTAFLAHAILRAPNELWEKLDDRVKQNVIEAVKLTRTRKPFFSNWLLFSAIIEAFLYKVGDKSWDPMRVDYAIKQFDQWYLGDGMYSDGQEYHHDYYNSFVIHPMLVDLIEIVGDEYREWAVFKEAIVKRSQRYAVIQERTISPEGTFPPVGRSLAYRFGVFQSLAQHALRKDLPSELPPAQVRSALTEVIKKTLSAPGTFMESGWLTVGFCGHQPGIGEFYISTGSLYLCTAAFLPLGLPSSDSFWSDPSMEWTSKRAWSGQEFLIDHAF; via the coding sequence ATGTTAGTACTACAAAATACAGACCGAAAGTTTTGGCTTGATTCGATGCTAAAAATAGCAAATCCTGTTCTTCATCATTTAAAAGATAGAACATTAAAACAGGAAATGCCAATAGAGATGCATGAAGGAACGGTACGTGAAAAATTTTCACATCTAGAAGCACTGTCTCGCTTATTAGTAGGAATGGCTCCCTGGTTAGAAAATACAAGTGAAGTTGAAGAAGAGGAAAATCTACGTTTGAAGTATGCAGAGCTTTCCAGAGAAGCGATTGATGCAGGTACAGACCCAAAATCACCCGATTATATGAATTTTTCGGATGATTTTCAACCTATTGTTGATACTGCTTTTCTTGCTCATGCAATCTTGAGAGCGCCAAACGAGTTGTGGGAAAAGCTTGATGATCGAGTAAAACAAAATGTAATTGAAGCGGTAAAACTTACGCGAACAAGAAAGCCCTTTTTTTCAAATTGGTTATTGTTCTCGGCAATCATTGAGGCGTTTTTATACAAAGTGGGAGATAAAAGTTGGGATCCAATGCGAGTCGATTACGCAATCAAACAGTTTGATCAATGGTACCTAGGAGACGGGATGTATAGTGATGGTCAAGAATATCATCATGATTACTACAACAGCTTTGTCATTCACCCGATGTTAGTGGATTTAATTGAAATCGTAGGAGATGAATACAGAGAGTGGGCAGTATTTAAAGAAGCAATCGTAAAGAGATCTCAGAGATATGCTGTCATTCAGGAGCGAACGATTTCACCTGAGGGAACTTTTCCGCCTGTCGGAAGGTCTCTTGCTTATCGTTTTGGTGTTTTTCAGTCATTAGCTCAACATGCACTTCGAAAAGACTTGCCATCAGAACTTCCTCCTGCTCAGGTCAGGAGTGCGTTAACTGAAGTGATAAAGAAGACGCTGTCGGCTCCGGGCACATTTATGGAATCGGGATGGCTCACGGTCGGCTTTTGTGGACATCAACCAGGTATCGGTGAATTTTATATTTCGACAGGTAGTTTGTATTTATGTACAGCAGCCTTTTTACCGTTGGGGTTACCGAGTTCTGATTCATTTTGGAGTGATCCATCAATGGAGTGGACATCAAAGAGGGCTTGGTCGGGGCAGGAATTCCTAATAGACCATGCATTTTAG